From Bradyrhizobium sp. NDS-1, the proteins below share one genomic window:
- a CDS encoding M3 family oligoendopeptidase, translating into MTSRSKNALEKHALRKPAAKASAVKKSAAKKTPAKAKSSKTSLARSSSAKPASKTGKLPEWNLADLYSGIDAPEVARDLEKMDADCVAFETDYKGKLATGTANEDGGKWLAEAVRRYEAIDDLAGRLGSYAGLIHAGDSVDPKISKFYGDVSERLTAASTHLLFFALELNRVDDDILNHAMQTPELAYYRPWIEDLRKEKPYQLDDKLEQLFLEKAQTGYSAFNRLFDQTISSLRFKVGSKELAIEPTLNLLQDRDGAKRKAAAEALAKTFKANERTFALITNTLAKDKDISDRWRGFKDVADSRHLNNRVEREVVDALVASVRAAYPKLSHRYYALKAKWFGKKRLAYWDRNAPLPFAATDIIGWPDARNMVLTAYRGFSPRMADIAERFFTDRWIDAPVRPGKVPGAFSHPTTPSAHPYVLMNYQGKPRDVMTLAHELGHGVHQVLAAKNGALMAPTPLTLAETASVFGEMLTFRRLLAQTKSAKQRQALLAGKVEDMINTVVRQIAFYSFERAVHTERKNGELTATRLGEIWLSVQGESLGPAIEIKAGYENYWMYIPHFIHSPFYVYAYAFGDCLVNSLYAVYENAAEGFAERYLDMLAAGGTKHYSELLRPFGLDAKDPKFWDGGLSVIAGMIDELEAMG; encoded by the coding sequence ATGACTTCGCGCTCCAAGAACGCTCTTGAAAAGCACGCTCTCCGCAAGCCTGCCGCTAAAGCATCCGCCGTCAAGAAATCTGCCGCCAAGAAAACTCCAGCCAAGGCAAAGTCCTCCAAAACGTCACTCGCCAGATCTTCGTCGGCAAAGCCTGCGAGCAAGACCGGCAAGCTTCCGGAGTGGAACCTGGCTGATCTTTATTCCGGGATCGATGCGCCGGAAGTGGCGCGCGATCTCGAAAAGATGGATGCCGACTGTGTCGCGTTCGAGACCGACTACAAGGGCAAGCTGGCGACAGGGACAGCAAACGAAGATGGCGGAAAATGGCTCGCGGAGGCGGTGCGACGCTATGAGGCGATCGACGATCTCGCCGGCCGTCTCGGCTCCTATGCCGGCCTCATCCATGCCGGTGACAGCGTGGACCCCAAGATTTCAAAGTTTTACGGGGATGTCTCCGAGCGGCTGACGGCCGCGTCCACGCATCTGTTGTTCTTCGCGCTCGAGCTCAATCGCGTCGATGACGATATTTTGAACCACGCGATGCAAACGCCCGAGCTCGCGTACTACCGTCCGTGGATCGAGGATCTCCGCAAGGAGAAGCCGTATCAGCTCGACGACAAGCTAGAGCAGCTCTTCCTGGAGAAGGCGCAGACCGGCTATTCCGCCTTCAACCGGCTGTTCGACCAGACCATCTCCAGCCTGCGCTTCAAGGTCGGGTCCAAGGAGCTGGCGATCGAGCCGACGCTCAATCTGTTGCAGGACCGCGACGGTGCCAAGCGCAAGGCCGCAGCGGAGGCGCTGGCCAAGACCTTCAAGGCCAATGAGCGTACCTTTGCGCTGATCACCAATACGCTCGCCAAGGACAAGGACATCTCCGACCGCTGGCGCGGCTTCAAGGACGTCGCGGATTCCCGCCATCTGAACAACCGCGTCGAACGCGAGGTGGTGGATGCGCTGGTCGCTTCCGTGCGCGCGGCCTATCCAAAGCTGTCGCATCGCTATTACGCGCTCAAGGCGAAGTGGTTCGGCAAGAAGCGGCTCGCATACTGGGACCGCAACGCGCCGCTGCCCTTTGCCGCGACCGACATCATCGGCTGGCCCGATGCACGCAACATGGTGCTGACGGCCTACCGCGGCTTCTCGCCCAGGATGGCCGACATCGCCGAGCGTTTCTTCACCGATCGCTGGATCGACGCGCCGGTGCGCCCGGGCAAGGTGCCGGGCGCTTTCTCGCATCCGACCACGCCGTCGGCGCACCCTTATGTGCTGATGAACTACCAGGGCAAGCCGCGCGACGTGATGACGCTCGCCCATGAGCTCGGCCATGGCGTGCATCAGGTGCTGGCGGCGAAGAACGGCGCGCTGATGGCGCCGACGCCGCTGACGCTGGCCGAGACCGCGAGCGTGTTCGGGGAGATGCTGACCTTCCGGCGGCTGCTCGCGCAGACCAAGAGCGCCAAGCAGCGCCAGGCGCTGCTGGCCGGCAAGGTCGAGGACATGATCAACACCGTGGTGCGCCAGATCGCGTTCTATTCGTTCGAGCGCGCGGTCCACACCGAGCGCAAGAACGGCGAGCTCACCGCGACGCGGCTCGGCGAGATCTGGCTGTCGGTGCAGGGCGAGAGCCTGGGGCCGGCCATCGAGATCAAGGCAGGCTACGAGAACTACTGGATGTACATCCCGCACTTCATCCATTCGCCGTTCTACGTCTACGCCTATGCCTTCGGCGATTGCCTGGTGAACTCGCTCTATGCGGTCTACGAGAACGCGGCCGAGGGTTTTGCCGAGCGCTATCTCGACATGCTCGCGGCCGGCGGCACCAAGCATTATTCCGAGCTGCTGCGCCCGTTCGGATTGGATGCCAAGGACCCTAAGTTCTGGGACGGCGGGCTCAGCGTCATCGCGGGGATGATCGACGAGCTGGAGGCGATGGGCTGA
- a CDS encoding sigma-54-dependent transcriptional regulator, translating to MAASILIADDDAVARRLVENMVQKCGYETVVVDSGDAAIAALTAPDAAPIDAVILDLVMPGLDGMGVLAKIRDAGLSVPVIVQTAHGGIDNVISAMRAGAADFVVKPVGVERLQVSLRNALNASALKGELQRIRHSREGRLTFSDIITRSEAMAGVMRAAQKAANSAIPVLIEGESGVGKELFARAIHGSGERKAKPFVAVNCGAIPDNLVESILFGHEKGAFTGATERHMGKFVEAHGGTLFLDEVSELPLTAQVKLLRALQEGAVEAVGGRKPVKVDVRIVSATNRRLLERVKQGHFREDLFYRLHVLPLTIPSLRARREDVPHLLRHFLARFAAEENRQITGISGEAMAHLAQLDWPGNIRQLENAVYRAVVMSEGDQLGLGDFPLLASQPHPATEIPTAPLMLEPAATPSMVSGNEIPIAPLPAAGTLAMLTPTGDVRALEDMENEIIRFAISHYRGQMSEVARRLKIGRSTLYRKLDEAGVPGHGGKSGEETH from the coding sequence ATGGCTGCCAGTATTTTGATCGCCGACGACGACGCCGTAGCTCGCCGGCTGGTCGAGAACATGGTGCAGAAATGCGGCTATGAGACGGTCGTCGTGGATTCCGGCGACGCCGCGATCGCCGCCCTCACCGCCCCCGATGCAGCGCCGATCGATGCCGTCATCCTCGATCTCGTGATGCCCGGCCTCGACGGCATGGGCGTGCTGGCGAAGATCCGTGACGCCGGCCTCAGCGTCCCAGTCATCGTGCAGACCGCCCATGGCGGCATCGACAACGTGATTTCGGCGATGCGCGCCGGTGCGGCCGATTTCGTGGTCAAGCCGGTCGGTGTGGAGCGGCTTCAGGTCTCCTTGCGCAATGCGCTCAACGCCTCCGCGCTCAAGGGCGAATTGCAGCGCATCCGGCACAGCCGCGAGGGTCGGCTGACCTTCTCGGACATCATCACCCGCTCCGAAGCGATGGCCGGCGTGATGCGCGCCGCGCAGAAGGCGGCAAACTCCGCGATTCCCGTTCTGATCGAAGGCGAGTCCGGCGTCGGCAAGGAGCTGTTCGCGCGCGCCATCCATGGCAGCGGCGAGCGCAAGGCAAAGCCGTTCGTCGCGGTCAATTGCGGCGCGATCCCCGACAACCTCGTCGAGTCCATTCTGTTCGGCCACGAAAAGGGGGCTTTCACCGGCGCCACCGAGCGGCACATGGGCAAATTCGTCGAAGCTCATGGCGGCACGTTGTTTCTGGACGAGGTCAGCGAGCTGCCGCTCACTGCGCAGGTCAAGCTGCTGCGCGCGCTCCAGGAAGGCGCGGTCGAGGCCGTCGGCGGCCGCAAGCCTGTCAAGGTCGACGTCCGCATCGTCTCGGCGACCAATCGCCGGCTGCTGGAGCGGGTGAAACAGGGACACTTCCGCGAAGACCTGTTCTATCGCCTGCACGTGCTGCCGCTGACGATCCCCTCGCTCCGGGCCCGGCGCGAGGACGTCCCGCATCTGCTCCGGCATTTCCTGGCGCGCTTTGCCGCCGAAGAGAACCGCCAGATCACCGGCATCAGCGGCGAGGCCATGGCACATCTCGCCCAACTCGACTGGCCCGGCAACATCCGCCAGCTCGAAAACGCCGTCTACCGTGCGGTGGTGATGAGCGAGGGCGATCAGCTCGGTCTTGGCGACTTCCCTCTGCTGGCATCGCAGCCGCATCCCGCAACCGAGATTCCGACCGCTCCGCTGATGCTCGAGCCGGCGGCGACCCCTTCAATGGTATCGGGGAATGAAATACCCATCGCGCCGCTCCCGGCCGCGGGAACTCTTGCCATGCTGACCCCGACCGGCGATGTCCGCGCACTCGAGGACATGGAGAACGAGATCATCCGCTTCGCGATCTCGCATTATCGCGGCCAGATGTCCGAGGTGGCCCGCCGCCTCAAAATCGGCCGGTCCACCCTCTATCGCAAACTCGACGAGGCCGGGGTTCCCGGGCATGGCGGCAAAAGCGGTGAAGAGACGCACTGA